Proteins encoded together in one Bacteroides zoogleoformans window:
- a CDS encoding IS982 family transposase, giving the protein MITNDKVTEIFCIIDEFDKNLSAELAKNLRLPSHNSDGKRYRNRKGRLSESEIMTILVCYHFGTYRNFKEYYLNWVKGVMRQDFPDGVSYNRFVELMPRVFFKMMLFMKLYAFGKCTGITYVDSTMIPVCHNVRRYYNKVFAGLAKNGKGTMCWCHGFKLHLLCNDSGEVITFCLTGANVDDRDSRVWTVFAKVLYGKVFADRGYIKQELFESLFDQGIQLVHGLKAKMKNKLMPMWDKIMLRKRYIIECINELLKNKANLVHSRHRSIHNFIMNLCSALTAYCFFENKPEALPVYVEKSRQLELFAC; this is encoded by the coding sequence ATGATTACCAACGACAAAGTTACTGAAATTTTCTGTATAATCGACGAGTTTGACAAGAATTTGAGTGCTGAACTTGCGAAAAACCTGCGTCTGCCGTCCCATAACAGTGACGGCAAACGCTACCGGAACCGCAAGGGCAGGCTCTCCGAAAGTGAGATTATGACCATTCTGGTATGCTATCATTTCGGCACATATCGCAATTTCAAGGAGTATTATTTGAATTGGGTCAAAGGGGTGATGCGGCAGGATTTTCCCGATGGGGTTTCCTATAACCGCTTCGTTGAGCTCATGCCAAGAGTGTTCTTTAAGATGATGCTGTTCATGAAGCTCTATGCTTTTGGCAAGTGTACGGGAATCACCTACGTTGACAGCACCATGATACCCGTATGCCACAATGTACGACGATATTACAACAAGGTCTTTGCCGGCCTTGCCAAGAACGGAAAGGGTACCATGTGCTGGTGCCATGGATTCAAGCTGCATCTGCTCTGCAATGATTCCGGAGAAGTGATAACGTTCTGTCTTACAGGAGCAAACGTGGATGACAGGGATAGCAGGGTATGGACGGTGTTTGCAAAAGTGTTATATGGAAAGGTATTTGCAGACAGGGGATACATCAAGCAGGAACTCTTCGAGAGCCTGTTCGATCAAGGCATCCAACTCGTTCATGGGCTCAAGGCTAAGATGAAGAACAAACTGATGCCTATGTGGGACAAGATCATGCTAAGGAAAAGGTACATCATCGAGTGCATTAACGAATTGCTCAAGAACAAAGCCAACCTCGTGCACTCGAGACACCGATCGATACACAACTTTATCATGAACTTGTGTTCTGCCCTTACGGCATACTGCTTCTTTGAGAACAAGCCGGAGGCACTGCCGGTGTATGTGGAAAAATCAAGGCAGCTGGAACTATTTGCATGCTAA
- the rplS gene encoding 50S ribosomal protein L19: protein MDLIKIAEEAFATGKQHPSFKAGDTVTVAYRIVEGNKERVQLYRGVVIKISGHGDKKRFTVRKMSGTVGVERIFPIESPAIDRIEVNKVGKIRRAKLYYLRTRTGKKARIKEKRVNG, encoded by the coding sequence ATGGATTTAATTAAAATTGCAGAAGAAGCATTTGCTACCGGAAAACAACACCCGAGCTTCAAAGCTGGTGACACAGTGACAGTAGCATATCGTATCGTCGAAGGTAACAAAGAACGTGTACAGTTGTACCGCGGTGTTGTTATCAAGATTTCCGGACACGGAGACAAGAAACGTTTCACTGTACGCAAAATGTCTGGAACAGTTGGTGTAGAGCGTATTTTCCCAATCGAATCACCGGCTATTGACCGCATTGAAGTGAACAAGGTGGGTAAGATTCGTCGTGCCAAACTATACTATCTCCGCACTCGTACCGGTAAGAAAGCAAGAATTAAAGAAAAAAGAGTTAACGGATAA
- the mdh gene encoding malate dehydrogenase, translating to MSKVTVVGAGNVGATCANVLAFNEVADEVVMLDVKEGVSEGKAMDMMQTAQLLGFDITVVGCTNDYEKTADSDVVVITSGIPRKPGMTREELIGVNAGIVKSVAQSILKYSPNAIFVVISNPMDTMTYLSLKSLGLPKNRIIGMGGALDSSRFKYFLSQALGCNANEVEGMVIGGHGDTTMIPLARLATYKGQPVSALLSEEKLDEVVAATMVGGATLTKLLGTSAWYAPGAAGAYMVESIIHNQKKMIPCSVYLEGEYGESDICIGVPVILGKNGIEKIVELELTADEKAKFAASAAAVHKTNGALKEVGAL from the coding sequence ATGTCAAAAGTAACCGTAGTGGGTGCAGGTAACGTAGGTGCTACATGCGCTAATGTGTTGGCCTTTAATGAAGTGGCTGACGAAGTGGTAATGCTGGACGTGAAAGAAGGCGTTTCAGAAGGTAAGGCAATGGATATGATGCAGACTGCTCAGCTGCTGGGATTTGACATCACTGTTGTAGGCTGTACCAACGATTATGAGAAGACAGCCGATTCCGATGTAGTGGTTATTACTTCCGGTATTCCTCGCAAACCGGGTATGACTCGTGAAGAGTTGATTGGAGTAAATGCAGGCATTGTCAAATCGGTTGCACAAAGCATCCTGAAATATTCTCCAAACGCAATATTTGTGGTTATTTCCAACCCGATGGATACGATGACTTATTTGTCGTTGAAATCTTTGGGCTTGCCCAAGAACCGTATTATCGGTATGGGAGGTGCTTTGGACAGCTCTCGTTTTAAATATTTCTTGTCTCAGGCTTTGGGCTGCAATGCCAACGAGGTAGAAGGCATGGTTATCGGTGGTCATGGTGACACGACCATGATTCCGTTGGCTCGTCTGGCCACTTATAAAGGCCAGCCTGTAAGTGCTTTGCTGAGCGAAGAAAAACTGGACGAAGTGGTTGCCGCCACTATGGTGGGCGGTGCAACACTGACCAAGTTGCTGGGCACTTCCGCATGGTATGCTCCGGGAGCTGCGGGTGCCTACATGGTTGAATCTATCATTCACAACCAGAAGAAGATGATTCCTTGCTCTGTATATCTGGAAGGAGAATACGGCGAATCGGACATCTGCATCGGTGTTCCTGTTATCTTGGGCAAGAATGGTATCGAAAAGATTGTTGAATTGGAACTGACTGCCGACGAGAAAGCAAAGTTCGCTGCCAGTGCAGCCGCTGTCCACAAAACAAATGGGGCATTGAAAGAAGTAGGTGCTCTTTGA
- the eno gene encoding phosphopyruvate hydratase, with the protein MKIEKIVAREILDSRGNPTVEVDVILECGVMGRAAVPSGASTGEHEALELRDGDKKRYGGKGTLKAVENVNKIIAPALAGWSALEQRAIDHKMLELDGTPTKSKLGANAILGVSLAVAKAAATYLDIPLYRYIGGVNTYVMPVPMMNIINGGSHSDAPIAFQEFMIRPVGATSFREGLRMGAEVFHALKKVLHGRGLSTAVGDEGGFAPALAGTEDALDSIMSAIKVAGYEPGKDVKIGMDCASSEFFKNGIYDYTIFEGENGKKRTADEQVAYLENLINKYPIDSIEDGMSENDWEGWKKLTDRIGNRCQLVGDDLFVTNVEFLEKGIATGCANSILIKVNQIGSLSETLDAIEMAHRHGYTTVTSHRSGETEDATIADIAVATNSGQIKTGSLSRSDRMAKYNQLLRIEEELGNLAVYGYKRIK; encoded by the coding sequence ATGAAAATTGAAAAGATTGTAGCCCGTGAAATTCTTGATTCACGCGGTAATCCCACGGTAGAAGTGGACGTAATTTTGGAATGCGGAGTCATGGGACGGGCAGCTGTACCTTCCGGTGCTTCCACCGGTGAGCACGAGGCCTTGGAATTGCGCGATGGTGACAAAAAACGCTATGGTGGTAAAGGAACATTGAAGGCTGTAGAGAATGTCAACAAGATAATTGCTCCCGCTCTGGCAGGCTGGTCGGCACTGGAACAAAGAGCCATCGATCACAAAATGTTGGAGTTGGACGGCACACCTACCAAATCTAAATTGGGTGCCAATGCCATTCTGGGGGTTTCGTTGGCTGTGGCCAAAGCGGCGGCAACTTATCTTGATATCCCCTTATACAGGTATATCGGTGGTGTAAATACTTATGTAATGCCTGTACCGATGATGAACATTATCAACGGAGGCTCTCACAGCGATGCGCCTATCGCTTTTCAGGAGTTCATGATTCGTCCTGTAGGTGCCACTTCCTTCCGTGAAGGTCTGCGCATGGGAGCAGAGGTCTTTCATGCCTTAAAGAAGGTGCTTCACGGCCGTGGTCTCAGCACCGCTGTGGGCGATGAAGGAGGTTTTGCCCCGGCATTGGCAGGTACGGAGGATGCATTGGATTCCATCATGAGTGCCATCAAAGTTGCGGGTTACGAACCGGGCAAAGACGTAAAAATCGGTATGGACTGTGCTTCATCCGAGTTCTTTAAAAACGGAATTTACGATTACACCATCTTTGAGGGTGAAAATGGAAAGAAACGTACTGCCGACGAACAAGTGGCTTACTTGGAAAATTTGATTAATAAATACCCGATTGATTCCATTGAAGACGGCATGAGCGAAAACGATTGGGAAGGTTGGAAGAAACTGACCGATCGCATTGGAAACCGTTGCCAACTGGTTGGCGACGACTTGTTTGTGACAAACGTGGAGTTCCTTGAAAAAGGCATTGCCACGGGATGCGCCAACTCCATCCTCATCAAAGTCAATCAAATCGGGTCGCTCAGCGAAACGCTGGATGCCATTGAAATGGCACATCGTCATGGTTACACCACTGTAACTTCGCACCGTTCCGGCGAAACGGAAGATGCTACGATTGCCGACATTGCCGTTGCCACCAACAGTGGACAAATCAAAACGGGCTCATTGAGCCGTTCGGATCGCATGGCAAAGTACAATCAATTGCTGCGCATCGAAGAAGAACTGGGCAATCTTGCTGTTTATGGCTACAAAAGAATTAAATAA
- the tnpB gene encoding IS66 family insertion sequence element accessory protein TnpB (TnpB, as the term is used for proteins encoded by IS66 family insertion elements, is considered an accessory protein, since TnpC, encoded by a neighboring gene, is a DDE family transposase.): MFSLNDTMRYFLCPGRTDMRKGISSLCGLVHEKMKSEVRNGDVFIFVGSSLNLMKLLHAEDGGMVMYVKRLEAGRFKLPEYDPESNSYPMEWRDLVMMVEGIQENPQQRLRRLRAERKEYHV, translated from the coding sequence ATGTTTAGCCTGAACGATACGATGCGCTACTTTCTGTGTCCCGGCAGGACAGATATGCGCAAGGGCATCAGTTCGCTGTGCGGACTGGTGCATGAGAAGATGAAGAGCGAAGTGAGGAACGGTGACGTGTTCATCTTTGTCGGGTCCAGCCTCAATCTCATGAAACTGCTTCATGCGGAAGACGGCGGCATGGTGATGTACGTCAAACGGCTGGAGGCAGGTCGCTTCAAACTGCCGGAATACGATCCCGAATCAAACAGCTATCCCATGGAATGGCGTGACCTGGTAATGATGGTTGAAGGCATTCAGGAGAATCCGCAGCAGAGGCTCCGGCGGCTTAGGGCCGAGCGTAAAGAGTACCATGTATAA
- a CDS encoding IS4 family transposase — protein sequence MNQGKYIFAQLTDFLPRRVFDRLVEKYSGNKKIRTFTCWNQMLCMIFGQLTARDSMRDLMLSLEAHKNKYFHLGFGATVSRTNLGKANRNRDYRIYEEFAYTLIAEARNSYNKNDFEVKVDGNVYAFDSSTIDLCLNVFWWAEFKKHKGGIKLHTLYDVKTSIPTIVLVTNAKVHDVNMLDELSYEKGSFYIMDKGYVDFTRLHKLHTSGAYFVTRAKDNMRFRRMYSREVDKTTGIKCDQIGMLETYKSLKAYPDKLRRVKYYDEELDREFVFITNNMELSAEEIALLYKNRWQVELFFKWIKQHLKVKSFWGTTMNAVKIQVYCAIITYCLVAIIAYRLKVNRPIYEILQILSFSLLDKTSVREILADCDYKNVKELNYKQLKISWD from the coding sequence ATGAATCAAGGCAAATATATCTTCGCTCAACTTACAGATTTTCTTCCCCGTCGTGTCTTTGACCGTTTGGTAGAGAAGTATTCCGGGAATAAGAAAATCAGAACATTCACCTGTTGGAATCAGATGCTGTGCATGATCTTCGGACAACTGACCGCCCGAGACAGTATGCGTGATCTTATGCTCAGCCTTGAGGCACACAAGAACAAGTATTTTCACTTGGGATTCGGTGCAACAGTTAGCCGTACCAATCTGGGGAAAGCAAACCGGAATAGAGATTATCGTATCTACGAAGAATTTGCTTATACCCTGATTGCGGAAGCCCGTAATAGCTACAACAAAAATGACTTCGAGGTGAAAGTTGACGGTAATGTTTATGCCTTTGATTCCTCCACCATAGACCTTTGTCTGAATGTTTTTTGGTGGGCGGAATTTAAGAAACACAAAGGAGGCATCAAACTTCATACCTTGTATGATGTAAAGACTTCCATACCGACAATCGTACTGGTAACCAATGCTAAAGTACATGACGTAAACATGCTGGATGAGTTGAGTTATGAAAAGGGAAGTTTCTATATCATGGATAAAGGATATGTTGACTTCACCCGTTTGCATAAGCTTCACACCAGTGGTGCTTACTTCGTTACACGTGCAAAAGATAATATGAGATTCCGTAGAATGTATTCCCGTGAAGTCGATAAAACAACCGGAATAAAATGTGATCAGATTGGAATGCTTGAAACGTATAAATCGCTCAAAGCATATCCGGACAAACTCCGGCGGGTTAAATACTACGATGAAGAACTGGACAGAGAATTTGTGTTCATCACCAACAACATGGAACTATCAGCAGAGGAAATTGCTTTGCTATACAAGAACCGTTGGCAGGTGGAACTATTTTTCAAATGGATAAAGCAACACCTGAAAGTAAAATCTTTTTGGGGCACCACGATGAATGCAGTCAAGATACAAGTGTACTGTGCCATCATAACATACTGTCTGGTTGCCATTATCGCTTACAGATTGAAAGTTAACCGTCCAATCTACGAAATTCTACAAATTTTGAGCTTTTCTCTACTGGATAAAACGTCTGTAAGAGAGATACTTGCCGATTGCGATTACAAAAATGTCAAAGAACTAAATTATAAACAATTGAAAATCAGCTGGGATTAA
- a CDS encoding queuosine precursor transporter, protein MKQKVSMPFMLLGILFNVCLIAANLLETKVIQVFGITVTAGLLVFPISYIINDCIAEVWGFRKTRLIIWSGFAMNFFVVVLGLVAVALPAAPFWEGEAHFNFVFGMVPRIVVASLSAFLVGSFLNAYVMSRMKLASNGHNFSARAIWSTVIGETSDSFIFFSVAFGGIIAWNELLLMMCVQIVLKSMYEALVLPVTIRMVNAIKRIDGSDVYDKGISYKVWKISDI, encoded by the coding sequence ATGAAACAAAAAGTATCTATGCCTTTTATGTTGCTGGGCATTCTGTTCAATGTATGTCTGATTGCAGCCAATCTTCTTGAGACTAAAGTCATTCAGGTTTTCGGTATCACCGTGACAGCCGGGCTCTTAGTATTTCCGATTTCTTATATCATCAACGACTGCATCGCCGAGGTTTGGGGGTTTCGTAAAACGCGCCTTATTATTTGGAGTGGATTTGCCATGAACTTCTTTGTGGTGGTGCTTGGATTGGTTGCAGTCGCTTTGCCTGCTGCTCCTTTTTGGGAGGGCGAAGCGCATTTTAATTTTGTTTTCGGCATGGTTCCTCGCATTGTCGTCGCCAGTCTGTCGGCTTTCTTAGTGGGCTCTTTTCTGAATGCCTATGTCATGAGCCGTATGAAGTTGGCGAGTAATGGGCACAACTTTTCTGCACGTGCCATCTGGTCGACGGTGATAGGCGAGACGAGTGACTCGTTCATTTTTTTTTCGGTAGCTTTTGGCGGAATCATCGCATGGAACGAACTGCTGCTGATGATGTGCGTGCAGATTGTACTGAAGTCCATGTACGAAGCACTGGTACTTCCGGTGACCATCCGTATGGTGAATGCCATCAAACGGATAGACGGCAGCGACGTCTACGACAAAGGCATCTCCTACAAGGTTTGGAAAATCAGTGATATCTAA
- a CDS encoding IS110 family transposase, giving the protein MVYYDRKRRKICEEIHRQFSNDQSGFKLMRKWFKECGMKSAELVIGLENTGIYSLDLCLSLESAGIDYCRFNPLHLKRSFGLTRGKNDKVDAWRIAYYCYLHREELAYCKMSAGTIMRLQELSSERRRHVKHMAEYKAYLTDRKARVGDNTQKRTAKVLEYEQVLVEEIEKEMENITRWLN; this is encoded by the coding sequence GTGGTTTATTATGACAGGAAAAGGCGGAAAATATGTGAAGAGATACACCGTCAGTTCTCTAATGATCAATCCGGTTTCAAATTGATGCGTAAGTGGTTTAAAGAGTGCGGAATGAAGAGCGCGGAATTGGTCATAGGACTTGAGAATACAGGGATTTACAGTCTTGATCTGTGTCTTAGCCTGGAATCTGCAGGTATTGACTATTGCCGTTTCAACCCTCTTCATTTGAAACGCTCTTTTGGTCTGACACGTGGCAAGAATGACAAGGTGGATGCCTGGCGTATCGCTTATTATTGCTACCTTCACCGGGAAGAATTGGCGTATTGCAAAATGTCGGCCGGTACAATCATGCGGTTACAGGAACTCTCATCCGAAAGGAGAAGGCATGTCAAACATATGGCTGAGTACAAAGCTTATCTGACAGACCGAAAAGCAAGGGTGGGAGACAACACCCAAAAACGTACCGCCAAGGTTTTGGAATATGAACAAGTGCTTGTGGAGGAAATAGAAAAAGAAATGGAGAATATTACTCGTTGGTTGAATTAA
- a CDS encoding DUF6686 family protein, which produces MDSLLKRTANGFVSFCAKCNAYHLEFGNLFFRFTDDEFRHFYRYISSIDGEYYQDLNRNMRNVRKIFLRMPIQGFYCALHLEELIELKRLVDFSTTENETNLSIHLEHYSLN; this is translated from the coding sequence ATGGACAGTTTATTGAAACGGACCGCTAACGGTTTCGTGTCTTTTTGCGCCAAGTGCAATGCTTATCATCTGGAGTTCGGGAATTTATTTTTCAGATTCACCGACGATGAGTTCCGGCATTTTTACCGGTACATATCTTCTATTGACGGTGAATATTACCAAGACTTGAATCGGAATATGAGGAACGTCCGCAAAATATTTCTGCGAATGCCGATACAAGGTTTCTATTGCGCTCTTCATCTTGAAGAGCTAATTGAACTGAAAAGGCTGGTGGACTTTTCCACCACAGAAAATGAAACAAACTTATCCATACATTTGGAACATTACTCTTTAAACTAA
- a CDS encoding ISAs1 family transposase, whose translation MLNLSRTGVIIDKIREKGGDFVIELKANQKSLRYVLEDKIKTATPSDVYTEGPSLEHGRIESRICRIYRGEGLIADREKWNGRLTVIEMLTSAEKKSGGHCASEQRLYISSLDGTAKQLGLITRQHWSIESMHWDLDYNLRQDSIKRKTGRAARTLDTIQRMVLAILAIWKNKRKKVADKIKGTAEIVRELSLNLTKVLHLLAQK comes from the coding sequence ATGCTAAACTTATCCCGAACTGGCGTAATCATAGACAAGATCAGGGAAAAGGGAGGAGACTTTGTCATCGAGCTTAAAGCAAACCAAAAATCCCTGCGTTACGTACTTGAGGATAAAATCAAGACAGCCACACCGTCAGATGTTTACACGGAAGGCCCCAGTCTTGAGCATGGCAGGATTGAATCGAGAATCTGTCGCATATACCGTGGGGAAGGACTTATCGCAGACCGGGAGAAATGGAACGGAAGGCTGACTGTCATAGAGATGCTTACAAGTGCGGAAAAGAAATCCGGCGGTCACTGTGCGTCCGAACAGAGACTTTACATCTCAAGCCTTGACGGTACAGCCAAACAATTAGGCCTGATAACCAGGCAACACTGGTCGATTGAGAGTATGCACTGGGACTTGGACTACAACCTACGGCAGGACAGCATAAAGCGTAAAACCGGAAGAGCGGCCAGAACCCTTGATACAATCCAGAGAATGGTGTTGGCAATATTGGCTATCTGGAAAAACAAAAGGAAGAAAGTCGCTGACAAAATCAAAGGAACGGCTGAAATCGTCAGAGAATTATCGCTAAACTTAACCAAAGTGCTACATCTTTTAGCTCAAAAATGA
- the queF gene encoding preQ(1) synthase codes for MSELKEQLSLLGRKAEYKQDYTPEVLETFDNKHPENDYWVRFNCPEFTSLCPITGQPDFAEIRISYIPDVKMVESKSLKLYLFSFRNHGAFHEDCVNIIMKDLSRLMNPKYIEVTGIFTPRGGISIYPYANYGRLATKYEQMAAHRLMNQE; via the coding sequence ATGAGTGAATTGAAAGAACAACTCTCTTTATTGGGAAGAAAAGCCGAATATAAGCAAGATTATACTCCCGAAGTGCTGGAAACATTTGACAATAAACATCCAGAAAATGATTATTGGGTGCGTTTCAATTGTCCGGAGTTCACCAGTCTATGCCCTATCACCGGCCAGCCGGACTTTGCAGAAATCCGCATCTCTTACATTCCCGATGTGAAGATGGTAGAGAGCAAAAGCCTGAAGCTGTATCTTTTCAGTTTCCGCAATCATGGAGCTTTTCATGAAGATTGCGTAAACATTATTATGAAAGATTTGAGCAGGCTGATGAATCCCAAATATATTGAGGTAACGGGTATCTTTACACCTCGTGGCGGCATTTCGATCTATCCGTATGCCAATTACGGCCGTCTGGCCACGAAGTACGAACAGATGGCGGCTCATCGTCTGATGAATCAGGAGTGA
- a CDS encoding IS110 family transposase: MAKKAKKKKTGKGLKLKVVNPNACGIDVSSTEMQVCVPEDRDGDNNRCFGTFIEDLYLIADWLKSCGIDTVAMESTGVYRVQLYMILEDSGFDVLLVNAKAIKTSVRRKWMRWMPSGSCSDIVTVYLKLTWVRRIISVYKFGAYRNLL; encoded by the coding sequence ATGGCAAAGAAAGCGAAAAAGAAGAAAACAGGCAAAGGATTAAAGTTGAAAGTTGTTAACCCCAACGCCTGTGGGATTGATGTTTCATCCACAGAAATGCAAGTCTGTGTTCCCGAAGATCGTGATGGGGACAATAATCGTTGTTTCGGCACATTCATAGAAGATTTATATCTGATTGCCGACTGGTTAAAATCCTGTGGGATAGACACGGTGGCTATGGAATCCACAGGTGTTTACCGGGTTCAACTGTACATGATCTTGGAGGATTCCGGCTTTGACGTTTTGTTGGTTAATGCCAAAGCCATAAAAACATCGGTGAGAAGAAAATGGATGAGGTGGATGCCGAGTGGATCATGCTCCGACATAGTTACGGTTTACTTAAAGTTAACGTGGGTTCGACGAATTATAAGTGTCTACAAATTTGGTGCTTATCGAAATTTGTTGTAA
- the tnpA gene encoding IS66 family insertion sequence element accessory protein TnpA, with protein sequence MNRSKFEELELQVQQSDLPLKLYLQQAGVSYSTYHYWRKKCAAEKTV encoded by the coding sequence ATGAACAGATCTAAATTTGAAGAATTGGAATTGCAGGTTCAACAAAGCGACCTGCCATTGAAGTTGTACCTGCAACAGGCAGGTGTAAGTTATTCAACCTATCATTACTGGCGTAAAAAATGTGCCGCAGAAAAGACAGTCTGA
- a CDS encoding NAD kinase yields MKFAIFGNTYQAKKSSHAENLFRLLKQHNAQLCICREFHHFLTADLKLNIPAADLFDGDDFFADMVISLGGDGTFLRAASRVRGKNIPILGINTGRLGFLADISPEEMKITFDEIHNNHYKVEERSVLQLKCNDEHLMKSPYGLNEIAVLKRDSSSMITIHTAINGTPLTTYQADGLIIATPTGSTAYSLSVGGPLIVPHSKTIAITPVAPHSLNVRPIVICDDWEVTLDVESRSHNFLVAIDGRSESCKETTRLHISRADYSIKVVKRFNHLFFDTLRNKMMWGADVR; encoded by the coding sequence ATGAAGTTTGCCATATTTGGAAATACCTATCAGGCCAAAAAATCTTCTCATGCGGAAAACCTCTTTCGGTTGCTCAAACAGCACAATGCACAACTTTGCATTTGCCGTGAGTTTCATCATTTTCTGACCGCCGACTTAAAACTAAACATTCCGGCGGCAGATTTGTTTGACGGTGACGACTTTTTCGCTGACATGGTCATAAGCCTCGGCGGTGACGGCACTTTTCTGAGAGCCGCAAGCCGTGTGAGGGGAAAAAATATTCCCATCCTTGGCATCAACACTGGCCGTCTGGGCTTTCTGGCAGACATCTCACCAGAAGAAATGAAAATCACTTTCGACGAAATCCACAATAATCACTACAAAGTGGAAGAACGGAGCGTCCTGCAACTAAAATGCAACGACGAACATTTGATGAAGTCACCTTATGGTCTCAATGAGATAGCTGTATTGAAACGGGACAGTTCTTCTATGATCACCATCCATACTGCTATCAACGGCACACCGCTTACCACCTATCAGGCCGACGGATTGATAATTGCCACCCCTACCGGTTCTACGGCTTATTCGCTTAGCGTAGGGGGGCCGCTTATCGTTCCTCACAGCAAAACCATCGCCATTACACCTGTCGCCCCTCACAGTCTCAATGTTCGCCCCATCGTCATCTGCGACGATTGGGAGGTTACACTCGATGTAGAAAGCCGCAGCCACAATTTTTTGGTCGCTATCGATGGACGCAGTGAATCTTGTAAGGAGACTACCCGCCTGCATATTTCAAGGGCAGACTACAGTATCAAGGTTGTCAAACGGTTCAATCACCTCTTTTTTGACACGTTGCGCAACAAGATGATGTGGGGAGCGGACGTCAGATAG
- a CDS encoding ISAs1 family transposase, which produces MKHLREFVTSVPEYRRTGKGNFKHKLEDILMLVILGSLSKCIPRAEIIGFGKRYLKRFHSMGILVGGLPSEATLCRVFKSIDDEAMACRMSAFVDSFRKELPNKEAEIICVDGKAMRGTVHENGRNPDIVSAYSLNSGITLATDACEKKSNEIKSVPRLLDKIEISGCIVTADAMSFQK; this is translated from the coding sequence ATGAAACATCTGAGGGAGTTCGTAACTTCAGTACCTGAATACCGTAGAACCGGGAAAGGCAATTTCAAGCATAAACTTGAAGACATACTTATGCTTGTCATATTGGGCAGTCTCAGCAAGTGTATCCCCAGAGCCGAGATAATCGGGTTTGGCAAACGATATTTGAAACGCTTTCACTCAATGGGTATCCTGGTGGGCGGCTTGCCGTCAGAGGCCACGCTATGTCGTGTGTTCAAAAGCATAGATGATGAAGCGATGGCTTGTCGTATGTCCGCGTTCGTCGATTCCTTCCGCAAGGAACTCCCCAACAAGGAGGCTGAGATTATTTGTGTGGACGGTAAAGCCATGAGAGGCACCGTGCATGAAAACGGACGTAATCCGGATATAGTATCAGCCTATTCACTCAATTCCGGGATTACTCTCGCTACGGATGCATGCGAGAAGAAGAGCAACGAGATTAAATCGGTTCCCAGATTACTGGATAAAATAGAGATCTCCGGCTGCATCGTCACCGCTGATGCAATGTCTTTCCAGAAATAA